The following nucleotide sequence is from Mucilaginibacter sp. cycad4.
TAAACCTTGCATAGTTACGCACCACATTCGGGTTTTCCTGGCGGCAGGGACCGCACCATGAGGCCCAAAAATCAAGTAATACATATTTGCCCCTGAACGACGATAGCTTTACAGGAGCTCCGTTAACATCGTTTTGTATAAAATCAGGAGCCTCGGAGCCGATAGCCGTAACTTTTAGGGCGTCAAGCTGCACCTTCATCATTTTGCCGGCCTCGGTATCTTTGATGTTTTGCGACAAAGAATTGTATAATGGCTCAACTTCGCCAAGGTCGGGAGCAGGACCGCTTACTGAAGTCAGGGCAAGCAAGCTTAAATAACTGTCGGGGTTGGCTGCAATAAAGCTTTTCAAGGTTGTTTTTTGCTCTGTTTGCAGGGCTTTATACCTTGCCTGCACGGCACTCCTGAAAGCTGCCGATTTTTGCTGTTCAGGCGTTGCTGCCTTGGCCTCAGCCATCAGTTTTTCGCCTTTTTGATTGATGGCTTTTAACTGGGCCTGGAGTTTTACATTATCAGCATTGAGTTTAGAGCCTGTGATCTGTGCGTTATCTATCGAATCTTTACTGACGATTGTGATGGTACCTTTTTCCAGGAAAAAATCTATGTCGTCGGCAGTTTTTGAAATCAGACTGCCGTTATCGGCATATTTATAGCTGCCGTCGATAAATTTTTCGAGGGGTAAACCCTTATAGTTAACGGCTAATGTGGCATTAACGGGGTTAAAGATAGTGCCGGTAAATGAAAATGCACCGTTAACCACATTGGCCGAATCGGTAACATTATTAGCACCCAGTTGGTACGATAAATATACCTTGGCAGGTGCGGTGACATTGCCTAATTTGCCATTAATAACAAAGGTATCTGTTGCCTGTGCAAGTGCCGTTACCGGCAGCATGGCGGCTATGTAAAAAAATAATTTCTTCATTAAAATATATAAAAACTCTACGCTGCTAACGTTTGAGCATGGGTTAAAATTGTGAATATCAGTTTAATTTTTGATAAGTACGCCACCAAAGATCCGGCAATTCGCCCGAGGTTGCCGTTTTATAATCGGCATAACTACAGGGTACCAAATGAAAACGCTCGTTAGGTGAACCGGCTGAAGGATAGGGCACCTGCATCCACCAGCGGTCGGATTTTTTGCTTTTTACAAATATTACTTCCTGGTCTTCATGGGTTAGGCTGGTTTTATAGATCAGATATTGTGATTTTGGATTAAGCGGAAAATCTCTCTTACGGTTATAAAAACCATCAATAAAATACCAGATCATTTGCGCCAGCTGCCAGGCGGTTTGCCCGTTACTGTCATAAGCAGGGTTAAATTCATAAAAACCTATCGAAGTAAGCTTATCGTTAAAGCCCGCGTAACGACAGAGCTGGCAGGCTTCTTCGCCATAAAAACCATTTGGCGTGGCATTGGCATTTCCCATGGCATCGGCAGCGCGGATGGCGCCGATATCGAAACTTACCATACTGGCATTGCGGATAGTGGGTTCAGTAACAGCAATGTTGCCGCTCAGTTCGCCTAAGCGGTGTACATCAAAAAAAAGCTTATCCATCACCCGCAGGCTGTCCTGGCTTACAAAATAGGTTTGGTAGCCAAGATTGCTGAAGTTGAACAGGTAATTTGGATCGTGCAGGAATATTTTATTGAGATAGGAGCCGGAGGTTGTTTCGATACTGCCGCCATGGTCATCCTCGTCCAGGTCAAAATGCGAATCGATCACCACCAGGTCAACCTTTTGTTCAAGCTCTTCATAGCCCATATATTGGGCATAGGTAATATCCTGTCCGCCACCTAAAATAACCGGGATGATATCTTTTTTGATCAGTTCGGCCACTACGGTTTTAACAGCGACGTAAGTGTCAGTCACTTTTTCGCCGGCACGAATGTTTCCGAGATCTGCGATTTTTACAGAATAGCCGCCTTCATTGAGCTGGTAAAGTTTTTCGCGGATATAATCGGGCCCAAGCGAACAGCCCGGGTTGCCGGTTGCATTGCGATCATCCATAACGCCAATGATAGCAATATCCGTTTTCTCTTCCAGATCGGGAAAATCGACAGAATAATGCACAATTTTATCGCCAAGCTGGCTGGTATAATAGCCTTTTTTAGGAGCTATCTTTTTAAGATCAATCGGCGTAAAAAAATCAGCTAATGACATAATTATTTAATGTGCAGATTTCAGATGTGCAAATGTGCGGATTTTTTAGCCGAAAGCTTAAGGCCAAAAGCAGAAAGCTTTTCTTACCATGTTGCTTAAGTTTAAAAAAGAAAGCTTTCGGCCTTAGCCTTTCTGCTTTGAGCTAAAAAATAATCACATTTGCATCATGATCTTAATAACAGGCGCAACTGGTTTTCTCGGGGCCGAACTGGCAAAACTTTTAATTACCACTACCGGGCAACGGATCCGTTGTACCAAAAGGGCAAGCTCCGTTATCCCAAAGCTATTGTTGCCTTATCAGCAAGGCATCGACTGGGTTGACGCCGATATGATGGATATTTTTGCCTTGGCCGATGCGCTTGATGGCATTACACAGGTTTATCACTGCGCCGCCTGGGTTTCATTAAAACAGGCTGATAAGAAGCCAATGATCAGCACTAATGTTACGGGGACAGCCAACCTGGTTAACCTGTGCAACGAGCGTGGTATAAGAATGGTGCACGTAAGTTCAATAGCTGCTATTGGCGCAGCTAAACCCGGCGAGTTAATTACCGAAAACCATCACCTGGAGCAATCAACAGAAAATGATGGCTATGCCATATCCAAATTGGAAAGTGAGATGGAAGTTTGGCGGGGTATTGCCGAGGGTTTGGATGCTGTTATTGTTAACCCTTCGCTTATTATAGGTGCAAGTGCCGGTACTGAGGGAAGCGGTGTGTTGTTCAATACAGTAAAAAAGGGGCTGAAATTTTACACTTCAGGCACTATTGGTTTTGTTGATGTGGAAGATGTTGCCAAATGTATGACAGGTTTAATGAACAGCAATATCACCGCCGAACGCTACATCATTAGCGCCGAAAACCGCGATTATAAAGGGATGGTTACCGAGATCGCGAATGGATTCGGAATTAAACCACCTGCTATTTTTGCTAAGCCCTGGATGATGGAACTGGCCTGGCGTGGAGCGGCTGTTGCAGCTGCTTTGACCGGAGGAGATCCGGCCATCGACAAAACATCGGCCCGGGCAGCTTCCTTGACCCGCGAGTTTGATAATTCAAAAATTAAAAAGGCGATAGGGTTTGAGTTTAAGCCGATAAGTAAAACTATAACGGAGGTTTGCTCGGCTTTAAAGTAGGTTGAGCGGG
It contains:
- a CDS encoding NAD-dependent epimerase/dehydratase family protein; translation: MILITGATGFLGAELAKLLITTTGQRIRCTKRASSVIPKLLLPYQQGIDWVDADMMDIFALADALDGITQVYHCAAWVSLKQADKKPMISTNVTGTANLVNLCNERGIRMVHVSSIAAIGAAKPGELITENHHLEQSTENDGYAISKLESEMEVWRGIAEGLDAVIVNPSLIIGASAGTEGSGVLFNTVKKGLKFYTSGTIGFVDVEDVAKCMTGLMNSNITAERYIISAENRDYKGMVTEIANGFGIKPPAIFAKPWMMELAWRGAAVAAALTGGDPAIDKTSARAASLTREFDNSKIKKAIGFEFKPISKTITEVCSALK
- a CDS encoding formimidoylglutamase — protein: MSLADFFTPIDLKKIAPKKGYYTSQLGDKIVHYSVDFPDLEEKTDIAIIGVMDDRNATGNPGCSLGPDYIREKLYQLNEGGYSVKIADLGNIRAGEKVTDTYVAVKTVVAELIKKDIIPVILGGGQDITYAQYMGYEELEQKVDLVVIDSHFDLDEDDHGGSIETTSGSYLNKIFLHDPNYLFNFSNLGYQTYFVSQDSLRVMDKLFFDVHRLGELSGNIAVTEPTIRNASMVSFDIGAIRAADAMGNANATPNGFYGEEACQLCRYAGFNDKLTSIGFYEFNPAYDSNGQTAWQLAQMIWYFIDGFYNRKRDFPLNPKSQYLIYKTSLTHEDQEVIFVKSKKSDRWWMQVPYPSAGSPNERFHLVPCSYADYKTATSGELPDLWWRTYQKLN
- a CDS encoding TlpA disulfide reductase family protein, whose protein sequence is MKKLFFYIAAMLPVTALAQATDTFVINGKLGNVTAPAKVYLSYQLGANNVTDSANVVNGAFSFTGTIFNPVNATLAVNYKGLPLEKFIDGSYKYADNGSLISKTADDIDFFLEKGTITIVSKDSIDNAQITGSKLNADNVKLQAQLKAINQKGEKLMAEAKAATPEQQKSAAFRSAVQARYKALQTEQKTTLKSFIAANPDSYLSLLALTSVSGPAPDLGEVEPLYNSLSQNIKDTEAGKMMKVQLDALKVTAIGSEAPDFIQNDVNGAPVKLSSFRGKYVLLDFWASWCGPCRQENPNVVRNYARFKNKNFTVVGVSLDRPDGKSAWLAAIKSDGLEWTQLSDLKFWNNQAAALYSVTSIPQNFLIDPQGKIIAKNLRGEDLDAKLEQLFGKYN